In Bacteroidales bacterium, one DNA window encodes the following:
- a CDS encoding LamG-like jellyroll fold domain-containing protein, whose amino-acid sequence MKNKFGLFEVMLAVLMVSFVFTSCKKDDNGNGGDGKTDPSTIAASNLVAYFPFDGDGVDEVNGLTPSETADNVTYAPGRRGDAYQGADNAYLLYNLPSGNKLRDLKAFSIAMWFYGTPALEGVDPVPGIIQIGGTSDPVWGNLCLTQDRMPDAADTLNIKIVFHKEGAVWANQFVGFSNSAFVENMWMHIVFAYDNTTSKYMVYVNGEPLALGAGITDRWAAGEEVDPRPPFGDLAFNNATQMSIGGWMQKVLGLSSDAWMGYFTGKMDELRIYDKGLNATEASDLFKAEVSQLE is encoded by the coding sequence ATGAAAAACAAATTCGGTCTTTTTGAAGTAATGCTTGCTGTTCTTATGGTAAGCTTTGTATTTACATCATGTAAGAAAGATGATAATGGCAATGGTGGTGATGGGAAAACCGATCCCAGCACAATTGCCGCATCAAACCTGGTTGCCTATTTCCCGTTTGACGGAGACGGGGTAGATGAAGTTAACGGATTAACTCCCAGTGAAACTGCCGATAACGTTACCTATGCTCCCGGAAGAAGAGGAGACGCTTACCAGGGCGCAGATAATGCATATCTGCTTTATAACCTGCCTTCAGGAAATAAATTGCGTGACCTTAAGGCATTCAGTATTGCCATGTGGTTTTATGGAACACCTGCACTTGAAGGTGTAGATCCTGTTCCCGGAATTATTCAGATCGGAGGTACTTCTGATCCAGTATGGGGAAATCTTTGCCTTACACAAGACAGAATGCCTGATGCAGCAGATACCCTCAATATTAAAATTGTGTTTCACAAAGAAGGTGCTGTTTGGGCTAACCAGTTTGTGGGATTTTCAAACAGCGCTTTTGTTGAGAATATGTGGATGCATATTGTATTTGCCTATGATAACACAACATCCAAGTACATGGTTTATGTTAACGGCGAACCTCTTGCACTTGGGGCAGGTATTACCGACCGTTGGGCAGCCGGTGAAGAAGTTGACCCCAGGCCACCTTTCGGCGACTTAGCCTTCAATAACGCTACTCAAATGTCGATTGGCGGATGGATGCAAAAGGTACTCGGACTTTCATCGGATGCTTGGATGGGCTATTTCACCGGTAAAATGGACGAATTACGTATTTATGACAAGGGGCTGAATGCTACAGAAGCATCCGACCTCTTCAAAGCCGAAGTTTCTCAATTGGAATAG